One window of Pyxicephalus adspersus chromosome 4, UCB_Pads_2.0, whole genome shotgun sequence genomic DNA carries:
- the ATF3 gene encoding cyclic AMP-dependent transcription factor ATF-3, which yields MMLQHPGQGSAVEVSATAIVPCLSPTMTFAFEDFNNLTPLVKEELRFTIQNKRIRAPCSLDSVVVADRPVEMTVNKTEFVPEEEERKKRRRERNKVAAAKCRNKKKERTESLQKESEKLESINAELKAQIEELKNEKQHLIYMLNLHRPTCIVRAQNGRTPEDERKLFIQQIKESTLQNLVTEGVN from the exons ATGATGCTTCAACACCCAGGTCAAGGATCAGCAGTGGAAGTCAGCGCAACCGCCATTGTCCCATGCCTATCCCCAACCATGACATTTGCTTTTGAAGACTTCAACAACCTGACACCTCTGGTGAAAGAAGAACTGAGGTTCACCATTCAGAATAAACGAATCCGCGCTCCCTGCAGCTTGGACAGCGTTGTGGTCGCAGATCGGCCCGTAGAGATGACAGTGAATAAGACAGAG TTTGTGCcggaggaagaagagagaaagaagaggagaagagagaggaaCAAGGTTGCGGCTGCAAAGTGTcgaaacaaaaagaaagagagaacagAAAGCTTGCAAAAG GAATCTGAAAAGCTGGAATCCATCAATGCTGAACTGAAAGCCCAGATTGAGGAACTAAAGAACGAGAAGCAGCATCTTATCTACATGTTGAACCTCCACCGACCCACCTGCATCGTGCGAGCACAGAACGGCCGGACCCCGGAGGACGAACGCAAACTCTTCATTCAACAAATCAAAGAAAGCACTCTGCAGAACTTGGTGACGGAGGGTGTAAACTGA